A genomic stretch from Deinococcus ruber includes:
- a CDS encoding DUF892 family protein, with protein sequence MSLAELNLRPSEIRALYLIHLHQTYSAECQALDALPHLALNVSSLGLRQRLLLSATDTPEHVKMLETVFTELAEVPGDSVCEPMKALIQFGADLLEQYPYGPARDLLLVGVAQEMKHLGIAKYAMSETFASVLGCDHQQMRFSKAKSDEEMTDRELGFSILSLRLTEDRL encoded by the coding sequence ATGAGCCTGGCAGAGTTGAATCTTCGGCCCAGTGAGATTCGCGCTCTGTACCTCATTCACCTGCACCAGACCTATTCTGCTGAGTGTCAGGCCCTCGACGCTCTTCCGCATCTGGCGCTCAATGTTTCGTCGTTGGGCCTACGGCAACGCCTGCTGCTGAGTGCGACCGATACGCCTGAACACGTGAAGATGCTGGAAACGGTCTTTACGGAACTGGCAGAGGTGCCGGGTGATTCGGTCTGCGAGCCGATGAAAGCCCTGATCCAGTTTGGTGCCGACCTGCTGGAGCAGTATCCGTATGGCCCTGCCCGCGATCTTCTGCTGGTCGGCGTTGCCCAGGAGATGAAGCATCTGGGAATCGCCAAGTATGCCATGTCAGAGACGTTCGCAAGCGTCCTGGGCTGTGACCATCAACAGATGAGATTCTCGAAAGCCAAGAGCGACGAAGAGATGACTGACCGAGAGCTAGGCTTTTCGATTCTGAGTCTGCGGCTGACAGAAGACAGACTGTGA